In Calothrix sp. PCC 7507, one DNA window encodes the following:
- a CDS encoding HAD family phosphatase — MGVDATSCTVVEDSILGVRAGVAAGMRVLGYTNPSEAALLEAHGAHVFHSMYQLPDLL, encoded by the coding sequence ATGGGAGTTGATGCTACATCTTGCACAGTTGTCGAAGATAGCATTTTGGGTGTGCGTGCAGGTGTTGCGGCTGGGATGAGAGTTTTAGGTTATACCAATCCGAGTGAAGCCGCTCTACTTGAGGCACATGGAGCGCATGTCTTTCACTCGATGTATCAATTGCCTGATTTACTGTAA
- the gatB gene encoding Asp-tRNA(Asn)/Glu-tRNA(Gln) amidotransferase subunit GatB translates to MTSATVKTEYEAIIGLETHCQLSTNTKIFSSSSTAFGADPNTNIDPVCMGLPGVLPVLNEKVLEYAVKAGLALNCQIAEYSKFDRKQYFYPDLPKNYQISQYDLPIAEHGWIEIELVDAEGNPIRKRIGITRLHMEEDAGKLVHAGSERLSGSAYSLVDYNRAGVPLVEIVSEPDLRSGQEAAEYAQELRRIVRYLGVSDGNMQEGSLRCDVNISVRPVGRKEFGTKVEIKNMNSFNAIQRAIEYEIERQIAAVEAGDRIIQETRLWEEGAQRTISMRVKEGSSDYRYFPEPDLAPIEVSGEQLEQWRSELPELPAQKRHHYENDLGLSVYDTRVLTEDRPVADYFESAIASGANPKAAANWITQDIAAYLNKQKLAISEIALTPKNLADVITRIEQGKISNAQAKQKLPDLLTGISPEQAFAGQELITDPVVLGLIVDEVIAANPQQLEKYRSGNVNLKGFFVGQVLKKTDKRADPKLTNELVEQKLNA, encoded by the coding sequence ATGACTTCCGCTACCGTAAAAACTGAGTATGAAGCGATTATTGGACTAGAAACCCATTGTCAGCTAAGTACCAACACCAAAATTTTCTCTAGTAGTTCTACCGCATTTGGCGCTGACCCCAATACTAACATTGACCCAGTGTGTATGGGTTTACCTGGAGTCTTACCCGTACTCAATGAAAAGGTGCTGGAATATGCTGTGAAAGCAGGTTTAGCCCTGAATTGCCAAATTGCAGAATATAGTAAATTTGACCGAAAACAATATTTTTATCCGGATTTACCGAAGAATTATCAAATTTCTCAATACGACTTACCGATCGCTGAACATGGTTGGATCGAAATTGAGTTAGTAGATGCTGAAGGGAACCCCATTCGTAAACGTATTGGGATCACACGCCTGCACATGGAAGAAGACGCAGGCAAATTGGTACACGCAGGGAGTGAGCGTCTTTCTGGTTCTGCTTATTCTTTGGTAGACTACAATCGGGCGGGTGTGCCTTTGGTAGAAATTGTCTCCGAACCTGATTTGCGTTCTGGACAAGAAGCCGCTGAATATGCCCAAGAACTGCGCCGGATTGTCCGCTATCTCGGTGTGAGTGACGGTAACATGCAAGAAGGTTCTTTGCGCTGTGATGTCAATATATCTGTGCGTCCTGTGGGACGAAAAGAATTTGGTACGAAAGTAGAAATTAAGAACATGAACTCATTCAACGCCATTCAACGAGCGATTGAATATGAGATTGAACGCCAAATCGCCGCAGTGGAAGCAGGCGATCGCATTATCCAAGAAACTCGCCTCTGGGAAGAAGGCGCACAACGTACAATTAGTATGCGCGTTAAGGAAGGTTCTAGCGATTACCGCTACTTTCCCGAACCAGATTTAGCCCCCATAGAGGTTTCTGGTGAACAATTAGAACAATGGCGTAGTGAATTACCAGAACTCCCAGCCCAAAAACGCCATCATTATGAAAATGATTTGGGGCTTTCAGTTTACGATACACGGGTGTTGACAGAAGATCGGCCAGTCGCTGACTATTTTGAAAGTGCGATCGCATCTGGTGCAAATCCCAAAGCCGCCGCCAACTGGATTACCCAAGATATCGCCGCCTACCTCAACAAGCAAAAACTCGCCATCAGCGAAATTGCTTTGACTCCCAAAAATTTAGCTGATGTCATTACCCGCATTGAACAAGGTAAAATCAGCAACGCTCAAGCCAAACAAAAGTTACCAGATTTGCTCACAGGTATATCTCCTGAGCAAGCTTTTGCTGGACAAGAATTAATCACCGATCCTGTCGTGTTAGGACTCATAGTTGATGAAGTGATCGCCGCTAACCCCCAACAACTCGAAAAATATCGCAGCGGTAACGTCAACCTCAAGGGTTTCTTTGTCGGACAAGTTCTGAAAAAAACCGACAAACGTGCCGATCCTAAGCTGACTAACGAATTAGTTGAGCAGAAACTTAACGCCTAG
- a CDS encoding HAD family hydrolase, with the protein MQTELVIFDCDGVLVDSEALGNRVLVEFVADFGLALQLDEAVLLFKGGKMSDCVAVIEQRLGKKLPPDFVAQLRARTAEAFERELLSIEGIETALDKINLPICVASSGPPEKIKLALHVTNLLPRFAGRIFSSYEIGSWKPAPDLFLLCS; encoded by the coding sequence ATGCAAACAGAATTGGTGATTTTTGACTGTGACGGAGTGCTGGTAGATAGTGAAGCATTGGGTAATCGCGTCCTTGTCGAATTTGTTGCAGACTTCGGACTTGCACTACAGCTTGACGAAGCTGTTTTGTTATTTAAGGGTGGTAAAATGTCTGATTGTGTTGCTGTAATTGAGCAACGGTTGGGGAAAAAACTACCACCAGATTTTGTGGCTCAACTTCGTGCCCGTACTGCTGAAGCGTTTGAGCGTGAACTGCTTTCTATAGAAGGGATAGAGACAGCTCTAGACAAAATCAATCTACCAATCTGCGTTGCTTCCAGTGGCCCGCCAGAAAAGATTAAGTTAGCTTTGCATGTGACTAATTTGTTACCTCGATTTGCAGGGCGCATCTTTAGTTCCTATGAAATTGGTAGCTGGAAGCCAGCACCAGACTTATTCTTATTATGCAGCTAA